Proteins from a single region of Haloarcula laminariae:
- the yjjX gene encoding inosine/xanthosine triphosphatase, which yields MDIAIGSENPVKVSAVERVCPDAETTALAVDSGVPEQPWGREETVRGADNRAAAARSATGADYGVGIEGGVAERDSPPGLWLIMWAAVTDGTTTHFGAGPSIRLPDAVADRLRDGEELGPVLDDELGREALGKQEGAIGVYTGGRVGRTDALADAVAGAVGPFESDAY from the coding sequence ATGGACATCGCTATCGGGAGCGAGAACCCGGTGAAAGTGAGCGCGGTCGAGCGTGTCTGTCCCGACGCCGAAACGACTGCCCTCGCGGTCGATTCCGGCGTCCCGGAACAGCCCTGGGGCCGCGAGGAGACGGTCCGGGGCGCCGACAACCGCGCGGCCGCCGCCCGGTCGGCGACTGGCGCCGACTACGGCGTCGGTATCGAGGGCGGCGTCGCCGAGCGCGACTCGCCGCCGGGGCTGTGGCTCATCATGTGGGCCGCCGTCACCGACGGCACGACGACCCACTTCGGCGCCGGCCCGTCGATTCGCCTCCCAGACGCCGTGGCCGACCGACTCCGGGACGGCGAGGAACTCGGCCCCGTTCTCGACGACGAACTCGGCCGCGAGGCGCTCGGGAAACAGGAGGGCGCTATCGGCGTCTACACCGGCGGGCGCGTCGGCCGGACGGACGCCCTTGCCGACGCCGTCGCCGGGGCCGTCGGCCCGTTCGAAAGCGACGCCTACTGA
- a CDS encoding transcription initiation factor IIB, giving the protein MNETRTRQHTEETEAESTESESTACPECSGSLVIDDEHGETVCEDCGLVVESDEIDRGPEWRAFDSSEKDQKSRVGAPTTNMMHDKGLSTNIDWRDKDAYGNSLSGKQRQKMQRLRKWNERFRTRDSKERNLKQALGEIDRMASALGLPENVRETASVIYRRALDEDLLPGRSIEGVSTASVYAAARQAGVPRSLDEITEVSRVEKSEIARTYRYVVRELGLEVKPADPESYVPRFASSLELSDEAEHRARQLLQNAKEQGVHSGKSPVGLAAAAVYAAALLTNEKTTQAAVSEVADISEVTIRNRYHELLEAEQDLPVA; this is encoded by the coding sequence ATGAACGAAACACGAACGCGACAGCACACAGAGGAGACAGAAGCGGAATCGACCGAGTCGGAATCGACGGCCTGCCCGGAGTGTAGCGGCTCGCTCGTCATCGACGACGAACACGGCGAGACGGTGTGTGAGGACTGCGGACTGGTCGTCGAGTCGGACGAGATAGACCGCGGCCCCGAGTGGCGCGCCTTCGACTCCAGCGAGAAGGACCAGAAGTCCCGCGTCGGCGCCCCGACGACGAACATGATGCACGACAAGGGGCTGTCGACCAACATCGACTGGCGCGACAAGGACGCCTACGGCAACTCCCTGTCGGGCAAGCAGCGCCAGAAGATGCAGCGCCTGCGCAAGTGGAACGAGCGCTTCCGCACCCGTGACTCCAAGGAACGCAATCTCAAGCAGGCGCTGGGCGAGATAGACCGAATGGCGTCGGCCCTGGGTCTCCCCGAGAACGTCCGCGAGACCGCGAGCGTCATCTACCGGCGGGCCCTCGACGAGGACCTCCTGCCGGGCCGCTCCATCGAGGGCGTCTCGACGGCCTCGGTCTACGCCGCCGCTCGACAGGCCGGCGTCCCGCGGAGCCTCGACGAGATCACTGAAGTGTCCCGCGTCGAGAAAAGCGAAATCGCTCGCACCTACCGCTACGTCGTCCGCGAGCTGGGTCTCGAAGTGAAGCCGGCCGACCCCGAGAGCTACGTCCCCCGCTTTGCCTCCTCGCTTGAGCTCTCCGACGAAGCCGAACACCGCGCCCGCCAGCTCCTCCAGAACGCCAAGGAGCAGGGCGTCCACTCCGGGAAATCGCCGGTCGGACTGGCCGCCGCCGCGGTGTACGCCGCTGCCCTGCTCACCAACGAGAAGACCACGCAGGCCGCCGTCAGCGAGGTCGCCGACATCTCCGAGGTCACGATTCGCAACCGCTACCACGAGCTGCTGGAAGCCGAGCAGGACCTCCCCGTCGCCTGA
- the trpB gene encoding tryptophan synthase subunit beta produces MSTDDAHDPKFGEYGGQYVPEALMPAIEELADAYERYVLDNEDGFMDEFRSRLADFGGRPTPLQYADQLSERYDTDVYLKREDLLHGGAHKLNNALGQVLLAKYMGKERIIAETGAGQHGTATAMAAAHLDMPCEIYMGETDIARQRPNVFRMRINGSEVVPVTVGRGTLKEAISETMREWATTVENTHYVIGSVVGPHPFPKMVRDFQAVISEEAREQAVEKTGGLPTDVVACAGGGSNTMGAFAEFIPDEDVALHAVEAGGSSLQVDEEEGVAPNSATLSTGDEGVLHGARTKLLQDSDGQIMESHSVSAGLDYAGVGPELAHLVDEGRVRPVNVDDDLALEAFHRLSQDEGIIPALETAHAFGYLEKYHDDLGDTVVVNVSGRGDKDLETVIEETSKRDLDIAPDMSVLQRMGGGGL; encoded by the coding sequence ATGAGTACAGACGACGCACACGACCCCAAGTTCGGCGAGTACGGCGGACAGTACGTCCCCGAGGCGCTGATGCCGGCCATCGAGGAGCTGGCCGACGCCTACGAGCGGTACGTACTGGACAACGAGGACGGCTTCATGGACGAGTTCCGCTCCAGACTGGCGGACTTCGGCGGCCGGCCGACCCCGCTGCAGTATGCGGACCAGCTCTCGGAGCGGTACGACACCGACGTCTACCTGAAACGCGAGGACCTCCTGCACGGGGGCGCCCACAAGCTCAACAACGCGCTCGGGCAGGTCTTACTTGCCAAGTACATGGGCAAGGAGCGCATCATCGCCGAGACCGGCGCCGGCCAGCACGGCACCGCGACGGCGATGGCCGCCGCCCACCTGGACATGCCCTGCGAGATATACATGGGCGAGACCGACATCGCCCGCCAGCGGCCCAACGTCTTCCGGATGCGGATAAACGGCTCCGAGGTTGTCCCCGTCACCGTCGGCCGCGGCACGCTCAAGGAGGCCATCTCGGAGACGATGCGGGAGTGGGCCACCACCGTCGAGAACACCCACTACGTCATCGGCTCCGTCGTGGGGCCCCACCCGTTCCCGAAGATGGTCCGTGACTTCCAGGCCGTCATCTCGGAGGAGGCCCGCGAACAGGCCGTCGAGAAGACCGGCGGGCTCCCGACTGACGTGGTGGCCTGTGCCGGCGGCGGCTCGAACACCATGGGCGCTTTCGCCGAATTCATCCCCGACGAGGACGTGGCGCTGCACGCCGTCGAGGCCGGGGGCTCCTCGCTGCAGGTCGACGAGGAGGAGGGCGTCGCCCCCAACTCCGCCACCCTCTCGACCGGCGACGAGGGCGTCTTGCACGGCGCGCGCACCAAACTGCTGCAGGACTCCGACGGCCAGATAATGGAGTCTCACTCGGTCTCCGCGGGGCTGGACTACGCCGGCGTCGGGCCGGAGCTGGCCCATCTGGTCGACGAGGGCCGGGTTCGGCCGGTCAACGTCGACGACGACCTCGCGCTGGAGGCGTTCCACCGCCTCTCCCAGGACGAGGGTATCATCCCGGCGCTGGAGACGGCCCACGCGTTCGGCTATCTGGAGAAGTACCACGACGACCTCGGCGACACCGTCGTCGTCAACGTCTCCGGTCGCGGCGACAAGGACTTAGAGACCGTCATCGAGGAGACGAGCAAGCGCGACCTCGATATCGCACCGGACATGTCCGTCCTCCAGCGGATGGGCGGGGGTGGGCTCTGA
- a CDS encoding 3-dehydroquinate synthase II, whose protein sequence is MTRTVWLKADSDVGDWETRRRRITAGLEAGVDWVLVDEADVEKVRELGEVNIAAFSNGDVHVMEAEDDGSEADATIVGKDGEGDGTVDLPSDLSGSADLSALRRDGAAPDGGYVRIFDEDYEAFAEAVADEADYTIVIGDDWQIIPLENLIARVGEETELITGVQTAEDARTAYETLELGADGVLLDTDDVDEIRKTVEVRDEAGREQVELEYATVTAVEQTGSADRVCIDTGNLMEHDEGMLVGSMARGLFFVHAETAESPYVASRPFRVNAGAVHAYVRTPDGGTKYLSELQSGDEVQIVDETGHTREAIVGRAKIEKRPMFRVQAETDEGDRIETLLQNAETIKVHTRDGRKAVTDLEAGDEILVHYEDTATHFGEQIEESIIEK, encoded by the coding sequence ATGACACGAACCGTCTGGCTCAAGGCCGACAGCGACGTCGGCGACTGGGAGACACGCAGGCGACGCATCACCGCCGGTCTGGAGGCCGGCGTCGACTGGGTCCTGGTCGACGAAGCGGACGTCGAGAAGGTCCGGGAACTCGGCGAGGTCAACATCGCGGCCTTCTCGAACGGCGACGTCCACGTCATGGAGGCCGAGGACGACGGCTCGGAGGCCGACGCCACCATCGTCGGCAAGGACGGCGAGGGCGACGGCACCGTCGACCTCCCGAGCGACCTCTCGGGGTCGGCGGACCTCTCGGCGCTCCGGCGCGACGGGGCGGCGCCCGACGGCGGCTACGTCCGCATCTTCGACGAGGACTACGAGGCCTTCGCCGAGGCTGTCGCCGACGAAGCGGACTACACCATCGTCATCGGCGACGACTGGCAGATAATCCCCCTGGAGAACCTCATCGCCCGGGTCGGCGAGGAGACCGAACTCATCACGGGCGTCCAGACCGCCGAGGACGCCCGCACCGCCTACGAGACCCTGGAGCTCGGGGCCGACGGCGTCCTGCTCGACACCGACGACGTCGACGAGATTCGCAAGACGGTCGAGGTCCGGGACGAGGCAGGCCGCGAGCAGGTCGAACTGGAGTACGCCACCGTCACGGCGGTCGAGCAGACCGGGTCGGCCGACCGGGTCTGTATCGACACGGGCAACCTGATGGAGCACGACGAGGGGATGCTCGTCGGCTCGATGGCCCGCGGGCTCTTCTTCGTCCACGCCGAGACGGCCGAATCGCCCTACGTCGCCTCGCGCCCGTTCCGGGTCAACGCCGGGGCGGTCCACGCCTACGTCCGCACGCCCGACGGCGGGACGAAGTACCTCTCGGAGCTACAGTCCGGCGACGAGGTCCAGATAGTCGACGAGACGGGCCACACCCGCGAGGCCATCGTCGGCCGCGCGAAGATAGAGAAGCGCCCGATGTTCAGGGTCCAGGCCGAGACCGACGAGGGCGACCGCATCGAGACGCTGCTGCAGAACGCCGAGACTATCAAAGTCCACACCCGGGACGGCCGCAAAGCGGTCACCGACCTGGAGGCCGGCGACGAGATTCTGGTCCACTACGAGGACACGGCGACGCACTTCGGCGAGCAGATAGAGGAGAGCATCATCGAGAAGTAA
- a CDS encoding zinc ribbon domain-containing protein — translation MTDTGRKRPWLAAVLAFIYPGLGHVYLREWLRAVLWFGLVFSTTTLLIDDAVMAPLSDGLSLDALVAVSQNVPTEATLVLFVITAFSMADAFYMATRGNVETEVVEGTKCPHCGKELEDDLDFCHWCTTRLDRPAEPEE, via the coding sequence ATGACCGATACCGGACGCAAGCGGCCGTGGCTCGCCGCCGTCCTCGCGTTTATCTATCCCGGCCTGGGACACGTCTATCTCCGGGAGTGGCTGCGAGCGGTCCTGTGGTTCGGGCTCGTGTTCAGCACGACGACGCTGCTCATCGACGATGCCGTGATGGCGCCGCTGAGCGACGGGCTGTCCCTCGATGCCCTCGTGGCGGTCAGCCAGAACGTACCGACGGAGGCGACACTGGTGCTGTTCGTCATCACGGCCTTCTCGATGGCCGACGCCTTCTACATGGCCACGCGGGGCAACGTCGAGACCGAAGTCGTCGAGGGGACGAAATGCCCCCACTGCGGGAAGGAACTGGAAGACGACCTCGACTTCTGTCACTGGTGTACGACGCGGCTGGACCGGCCCGCCGAACCCGAGGAGTGA
- a CDS encoding type I 3-dehydroquinate dehydratase: MDFSSFRLLAAGADLAMEPHARADADGIELRMDLAADPLAQLDAYDGELPVLVTNRVAWEGGEADDTAARLDALERAVEFDAVTAVDLELAVLSGEGDHDAGRIADHARDHGASVVVSTHDFEATPEREAIVDRLERACEYGDVGKMASTAQSPDDVLAMLGATRELSAAGETVATMCMGEAGRHSRAVAPLYGSRIGYAPVDPEAATAPGQYDLATLRSLVEQLESAPSPV, from the coding sequence ATGGATTTCAGTTCGTTCCGGCTGCTCGCGGCCGGTGCCGACCTCGCGATGGAGCCCCACGCGCGGGCCGACGCCGACGGTATCGAGCTACGGATGGACCTCGCCGCCGACCCGCTCGCCCAACTCGACGCCTACGACGGGGAGCTGCCGGTGCTGGTGACCAACCGCGTCGCCTGGGAGGGCGGCGAGGCCGACGACACCGCCGCGCGGCTCGACGCGCTGGAGCGCGCCGTCGAGTTCGACGCCGTCACTGCCGTCGACCTCGAACTCGCCGTGCTTTCGGGCGAGGGCGACCACGACGCCGGTCGGATCGCCGACCACGCCCGCGACCACGGGGCGTCAGTCGTCGTCTCGACCCACGACTTCGAAGCGACGCCCGAGCGCGAGGCCATCGTCGACCGGCTCGAACGGGCCTGCGAGTACGGCGACGTGGGGAAGATGGCCTCGACGGCGCAGTCGCCCGACGACGTGCTGGCGATGCTGGGCGCGACGCGAGAACTCTCCGCGGCCGGCGAGACCGTCGCGACGATGTGCATGGGCGAGGCGGGCCGTCACTCCCGTGCCGTCGCTCCGCTGTACGGCTCGCGTATCGGCTACGCGCCGGTCGACCCCGAGGCGGCGACCGCGCCGGGCCAGTACGACCTGGCGACGCTGCGGTCGCTGGTCGAACAGCTGGAGAGCGCACCCTCGCCGGTGTGA
- a CDS encoding ferritin-like domain-containing protein: protein MSTPQDIETFEELFRDKLAAVYEMERQLVDELESLSAAATDENLSKGFAIHRKETETQVRRVEAAFEALGAEPERRESPLVDGLLADRAAFDERAATDAVRDDYYLDVATATERIEITSYEGLLRTARTAEVGDDVVAPLEANLGQEEKTLRKLRGLAGHGSVETRLNEILGRQ, encoded by the coding sequence GTGAGCACGCCACAGGATATCGAGACGTTCGAGGAACTGTTCCGGGACAAACTGGCCGCCGTCTACGAGATGGAACGACAGCTAGTCGACGAACTCGAATCGCTGTCTGCGGCGGCGACGGACGAGAACCTCAGCAAGGGGTTCGCGATTCATCGCAAAGAGACGGAGACGCAGGTCCGGCGCGTCGAAGCCGCCTTCGAGGCGCTGGGTGCGGAGCCGGAGCGGCGCGAGAGCCCGCTCGTCGACGGCCTGCTGGCCGACCGCGCGGCGTTCGACGAACGGGCGGCGACCGACGCCGTCCGTGACGACTACTATCTCGACGTCGCGACGGCGACGGAACGCATCGAGATAACCAGCTACGAGGGGCTATTGCGGACGGCGAGGACGGCCGAGGTCGGCGACGACGTGGTCGCGCCGCTGGAGGCCAACCTCGGCCAGGAGGAGAAGACGCTCCGGAAACTGCGGGGGCTCGCGGGCCACGGGAGCGTCGAGACGCGCCTGAACGAGATACTGGGCCGTCAGTAG
- a CDS encoding DNA-methyltransferase, with amino-acid sequence METRHRAITGDARDLPLDDDSVELVVTSPPYPMIEMWDDIFGALEPDIADALGAGDGDRAFSLMHDVLDTVWAELARVLAPGGIACINVGDATRSLSDGFRQYPNHAEITTRLTDHGLRALPDILWRKPTNSGAKFMGSGMVPPNAYPTLEHEHILVFRNGERRTLEPGADRRYESAYFWEERNEWFSDLWDLPGETQDIDDGLRDRSGAFPLAIPHRLVSMFSVRGDTVLDPFLGTGTTTLAAMVAGRDSVGIERDADLLAALDDRVDRVGERSQRIAQERLDAHREWVAKRRADGKEPGYEAEYYDFAVNTKQERRIRFHAVDAVARTDEGYRVTHTPVE; translated from the coding sequence ATGGAGACGCGCCACCGGGCCATAACCGGCGACGCCCGCGACCTGCCGCTCGACGACGACAGCGTCGAACTGGTCGTCACGTCCCCGCCGTATCCGATGATAGAGATGTGGGACGACATCTTCGGGGCCCTGGAGCCCGACATCGCCGACGCGCTCGGGGCCGGCGACGGCGACCGCGCCTTCTCGCTGATGCACGACGTGCTCGATACCGTCTGGGCCGAACTGGCGCGCGTGCTCGCCCCCGGCGGCATCGCCTGCATCAACGTCGGCGACGCCACCCGCTCGCTCTCCGACGGTTTCCGTCAGTACCCCAACCACGCCGAGATAACGACCCGGCTGACAGACCATGGTCTGCGGGCGCTGCCCGACATCCTCTGGCGCAAGCCGACGAACAGCGGCGCGAAGTTCATGGGCTCTGGGATGGTCCCGCCCAACGCCTATCCGACGCTGGAACACGAACACATCCTCGTCTTCCGCAACGGCGAGCGCCGCACGCTGGAGCCGGGGGCCGACCGCCGCTACGAGAGCGCGTACTTCTGGGAGGAGCGCAACGAGTGGTTCTCGGACCTCTGGGACCTCCCCGGCGAGACCCAGGACATCGACGACGGGCTGCGGGACCGCTCCGGCGCGTTCCCGCTGGCGATTCCCCACCGCCTCGTCTCGATGTTCTCGGTCCGGGGCGACACCGTCCTGGACCCGTTCCTCGGGACGGGCACGACGACGCTGGCGGCGATGGTGGCCGGCCGCGACTCCGTCGGTATCGAGCGCGACGCCGACCTGTTGGCGGCCCTCGACGACCGCGTCGACCGCGTCGGCGAGCGCTCCCAACGAATCGCCCAAGAGCGTCTGGACGCCCACCGGGAGTGGGTGGCCAAGCGCCGCGCCGACGGCAAGGAGCCGGGCTACGAGGCCGAGTATTACGACTTCGCCGTCAACACGAAACAGGAACGGCGCATCCGCTTCCACGCCGTCGACGCGGTGGCACGCACCGACGAAGGGTACCGCGTCACCCACACGCCCGTCGAGTGA
- a CDS encoding 2-amino-3,7-dideoxy-D-threo-hept-6-ulosonate synthase, producing the protein MNAGTRARLDRIGTDSRYVVVPMDHGLTLGATQGLKDLESTVDAITRGGADAVLTQRGVADRVHPNLNGAGYIAHLNGSTTIGPDENDKRMTGSVEDAIRAGADAVSMHINVGSVHEREQIEQLAELTSDAERYGLPVLAMAYARGPDIDSAADDYNQAVGHAVRLAEELGADVVKTGYTGDAESFQHVVESTSLPVLIAGGSKGTDEETLSMVRGAMDAGASGISMGRSIFQHDEPGKIARAVASVVHDDSEAEAALREAGLAVEA; encoded by the coding sequence ATGAACGCAGGGACACGCGCTCGACTCGACCGCATCGGGACAGACAGCCGATACGTCGTCGTTCCGATGGACCACGGACTCACGCTCGGGGCCACACAGGGGCTGAAAGACCTCGAATCGACCGTCGACGCCATCACGCGCGGGGGCGCCGACGCGGTACTCACCCAGCGCGGCGTCGCCGACCGCGTCCATCCGAACCTGAACGGCGCGGGCTACATCGCCCACCTCAACGGCTCGACGACCATCGGCCCCGACGAGAACGACAAGCGCATGACCGGCTCCGTCGAGGACGCCATCCGCGCCGGCGCCGACGCCGTCTCTATGCATATCAACGTCGGGAGCGTCCACGAACGCGAGCAGATAGAGCAACTCGCCGAGCTGACCAGCGACGCCGAGCGCTACGGTCTGCCGGTGCTGGCGATGGCCTACGCCCGCGGCCCTGACATCGACTCCGCGGCCGACGACTACAACCAGGCCGTGGGCCACGCGGTCAGGCTCGCCGAGGAACTGGGCGCCGACGTGGTGAAGACGGGGTACACCGGCGACGCCGAGAGCTTCCAGCACGTCGTCGAGTCCACCTCGCTGCCGGTGCTCATCGCCGGCGGCTCGAAGGGCACCGACGAGGAGACCCTCTCGATGGTCCGCGGGGCGATGGACGCCGGGGCCTCCGGTATCTCGATGGGCCGGTCCATCTTCCAGCACGACGAGCCCGGGAAGATCGCGCGAGCGGTGGCGAGCGTCGTCCACGACGACAGCGAGGCCGAGGCCGCGCTGCGCGAGGCCGGGCTGGCCGTCGAGGCATAG
- a CDS encoding methyl-accepting chemotaxis protein has protein sequence MATDFGSGGQGMADETEQELGSAIDELLRTSENVSGSSQEISDLANQQSDNMREVAGEVSNLSATVEEVASSANQVQQVSERARELADEGRDVADDAIDAMEAVDEANEMVSEDVKQLRGRIDEIDEIVDVINDIADQTNMLALNASIEAARAGEAGEGFAVVADEVKSLAEESQQNATEIEQLVSNIKADTEDTVESIDEANEQVESGIEQVTETVEILRDIDDSVKEAARGAEEVASATDEQAASTEEVASMVDMTAENAEEVAEEIEEIAAANEQQTAKINEIKTLIDER, from the coding sequence ATGGCTACGGACTTCGGTAGTGGTGGTCAGGGGATGGCCGACGAGACGGAACAGGAGCTCGGGAGTGCCATCGACGAACTGTTGCGCACGTCCGAGAACGTCTCTGGGAGTTCACAGGAGATAAGCGACCTCGCCAACCAGCAGTCCGACAACATGCGGGAGGTCGCGGGGGAAGTCTCGAACCTCTCGGCGACCGTCGAGGAGGTCGCCTCCAGCGCGAACCAGGTCCAGCAGGTCAGCGAGCGCGCCAGGGAGCTGGCGGACGAGGGCCGCGACGTCGCGGACGACGCCATCGACGCCATGGAGGCCGTCGACGAGGCCAACGAGATGGTCTCGGAGGACGTCAAACAGCTCCGTGGACGCATCGACGAGATAGACGAGATAGTCGATGTCATCAACGACATCGCCGACCAGACGAACATGCTGGCGCTGAACGCCTCCATCGAGGCCGCCCGCGCCGGCGAGGCCGGCGAGGGCTTTGCCGTCGTCGCCGACGAGGTCAAGTCCCTCGCCGAGGAGTCCCAGCAGAACGCCACCGAAATCGAACAGCTCGTCTCGAACATCAAGGCGGACACCGAGGACACAGTCGAGAGCATCGACGAGGCCAACGAACAGGTCGAGTCCGGTATCGAACAGGTCACGGAGACCGTCGAAATCCTGCGCGACATCGACGACTCCGTCAAGGAGGCCGCCCGCGGCGCCGAGGAGGTCGCCTCCGCCACCGACGAACAGGCCGCCTCCACCGAGGAGGTCGCGAGCATGGTCGACATGACCGCCGAGAACGCCGAGGAGGTCGCCGAGGAGATTGAGGAGATAGCCGCGGCCAACGAGCAACAGACCGCGAAGATAAACGAGATAAAGACGCTTATCGACGAACGGTAA
- the trpA gene encoding tryptophan synthase subunit alpha: MGLEAAFADEPAFVPYLAAGDPNYEDSIAYVEALAAGGADAIELGLPFSEPIAEGTTIQNAIVRSLEAGMTPERFFEFVEDLDVDVPLVCMTYYNLIYQYGDEEGPRPFVEKAAEVGLGGFVVPDLPAEEAGPLRDACDEFGLDLVFIVAPTTTPERLERMREQVSGYVYVQARLGVTGARDDVDDATEESLARIADWDVPKAVGFGIKTGDHAERIVAAGADGVIVGSALVDIVAEGTENGDPTDEVADRLEALARELKEGALRGAQERPQPERT, translated from the coding sequence ATGGGGCTCGAAGCGGCCTTCGCGGACGAGCCCGCCTTCGTTCCGTATCTCGCCGCGGGCGACCCGAACTACGAGGACTCTATCGCGTACGTGGAAGCGCTCGCGGCGGGCGGGGCCGACGCCATCGAGCTCGGCCTGCCCTTCTCCGAGCCCATCGCCGAGGGGACGACCATCCAGAACGCCATCGTCCGCTCGCTGGAGGCCGGCATGACCCCCGAGCGGTTCTTCGAGTTCGTCGAAGACCTCGACGTGGACGTGCCGCTGGTCTGTATGACGTACTACAATCTCATCTACCAGTACGGCGACGAGGAAGGGCCGCGGCCCTTCGTCGAGAAAGCGGCCGAGGTAGGCCTCGGGGGCTTCGTCGTCCCCGACCTGCCGGCCGAGGAAGCCGGCCCGCTCCGGGACGCCTGCGACGAGTTCGGTCTCGACCTGGTCTTCATCGTCGCGCCCACCACGACGCCGGAGCGGCTCGAACGGATGCGCGAACAGGTGTCGGGCTACGTCTACGTCCAGGCCCGCCTGGGCGTCACTGGCGCCCGTGACGACGTGGACGACGCCACCGAGGAGTCGCTGGCCCGCATCGCCGACTGGGACGTGCCCAAGGCCGTCGGCTTCGGCATCAAGACCGGCGACCACGCCGAACGCATCGTCGCCGCGGGCGCTGACGGGGTCATCGTCGGCTCCGCCCTGGTCGACATCGTCGCCGAGGGAACGGAGAACGGCGACCCGACCGACGAAGTGGCCGACCGACTCGAAGCGCTGGCCCGAGAGCTCAAGGAAGGGGCCCTCCGGGGCGCACAGGAACGGCCGCAACCGGAACGCACATAA
- the trpC gene encoding indole-3-glycerol phosphate synthase: MGTNGRMAPEVQSILAAARERGGGGERVAVEARSLPAAFERAEADGRVPVIAEVKPTSPTADGERTDDPVELAEAMVDGGAAALSVLTEPDHFGGSAETLEAVREAVDVPVLRKDFVLHEAQLDVVEADVILLIVRFLDEDGTDDLADLLSAARDRGFQVLVEAHTADEVERAVAAGADIVGVNNRDLAKLEVDLGTFPDAATAAPEAVTLIAESGIGSPDDVRRMRAAGADALLVGSAIMDHGGASDVTENTRRLTTATDTDT, translated from the coding sequence CGCGGCGGCCCGCGAGCGCGGGGGTGGCGGCGAGCGCGTCGCGGTCGAGGCGCGCTCCCTGCCCGCCGCCTTCGAGCGGGCGGAGGCCGACGGGCGCGTACCGGTCATCGCGGAGGTCAAGCCGACGAGCCCGACCGCCGACGGCGAGCGCACCGACGACCCGGTCGAACTCGCGGAGGCGATGGTCGACGGCGGCGCGGCGGCGCTGTCGGTGCTGACCGAACCCGACCACTTCGGCGGCTCCGCCGAGACGCTCGAAGCGGTCCGCGAGGCCGTCGACGTGCCCGTCCTCCGGAAGGACTTCGTGCTCCACGAGGCCCAACTCGACGTGGTAGAGGCCGACGTGATTCTCCTCATCGTCCGGTTTCTGGACGAGGACGGCACCGACGACCTGGCCGACCTGCTTTCGGCGGCCCGCGACCGGGGGTTTCAGGTGCTCGTCGAGGCCCACACCGCCGACGAGGTCGAGCGCGCGGTCGCGGCCGGGGCGGACATCGTCGGCGTCAACAACCGCGACCTGGCGAAACTCGAAGTCGACCTCGGGACCTTCCCCGACGCGGCGACGGCGGCACCGGAAGCCGTCACGCTCATTGCGGAAAGCGGCATAGGCTCACCGGACGATGTCCGCCGGATGCGCGCGGCCGGCGCCGACGCGCTGCTGGTCGGCTCGGCCATCATGGACCACGGCGGCGCTTCGGACGTGACCGAGAACACCCGGCGGCTGACCACAGCGACGGACACAGACACATGA